The proteins below are encoded in one region of Saccopteryx leptura isolate mSacLep1 chromosome 1, mSacLep1_pri_phased_curated, whole genome shotgun sequence:
- the CYB5R2 gene encoding NADH-cytochrome b5 reductase 2: MNSRKRPLITLQNPDTKYPLRLIEKQQISHNTRRFRFGLPSPDHVLGLPVGNYVHLLAKIDGLLVIRAYTPVSSDDDQGFVDLIIKIYFKNVHPDYPDGGKMTQYLENMKIGDTILFRGPTGRLFYNGPGKFSVKAYHTSKPKEKLAHQLGMIAGGTGITPMLQLIRSITKNPADRTSISLIFANQTEEDILMRKELEEVARTHPGQFNLWYTLDRPPVGWKYSSGFITADMIKEHFPAPGMSTFILVCGPQPLIETAAYPNLEKLGYTKDMIFTY; encoded by the exons ATGAACTCAAGGAAGAGACCTCTTATCACCTTGCAGAACCCTGACACCAAGTACCCGCTGCGCTTGATTGAGAAACAG caAATCAGCCACAACACCAGGAGGTTCCGCTTTGGACTGCCCTCGCCAGACCATGTTTTAGGGCTTCCTGTAG GGAACTATGTCCATCTCTTGGCCAAAATTGATGGCCTTCTGGTAATCAGGGCATACACACCAGTGTCCAGTGATGACGACCAAGGCTTTGTGGACTTAATTATAAAG ATCTACTTCAAAAATGTACACCCTGATTATCCAGATGGAGGGAAGATGACTCAGTACTTGGAGAACATGAAAATTGGGGACACCATTCTTTTTCGAGGGCCAACTGGGCGCTTGTTCTATAATGGGCCAG ggaagttttcagtcaaaGCTTACCATACAAGTAAGCCTAAAGAAAAACTGGCCCATCAACTGGGAATGATTGCTGGGGGCACAG GGATCACGCCCATGCTGCAGCTCATCCGCAGTATCACCAAGAACCCCGCTGACAGGACCAGCATCTCCCTCATCTTTGCCAACCAG ACAGAGGAGGACATCTTGATGAGAAAGGAGCTTGAAGAAGTTGCCAGAACTCACCCAGGACAGTTCAACCTGTGGTATACCCTGGACAGGCCTCCTGTTG GCTGGAAGTACAGCTCCGGCTTCATTACCGCCGACATGATCAAGGAGCACTTCCCTGCTCCTGGGATGTCCACGTTCATCCTGGTCTGCGGCCCGCAACCCCTGATCGAGACAGCTGCTTACCCTAACCTGGAGAAACTGGGTTATACCAAGGACATGATTTTCACCtactag